In Carya illinoinensis cultivar Pawnee chromosome 7, C.illinoinensisPawnee_v1, whole genome shotgun sequence, the following are encoded in one genomic region:
- the LOC122315223 gene encoding uncharacterized RNA-binding protein C17H9.04c-like: protein MSRPGDWNCRSCNHLNFQRRDSCQRCGEPKPSERGDYGSFGGRGSPTFGFNTGPDVRPGDWYCTFGNCGAHNFASRSSCFKCGASKDESSGGGYEGDRPRMRGFGFGSGSGSSGSSSTRSGWKSGDWICSRSGCNEHNFASRMECFRCNAPRDSSGRSPYSS from the coding sequence atgaGCAGACCAGGAGATTGGAATTGCAGATCATGCAACCATCTCAACTTTCAAAGAAGGGATTCATGCCAGCGGTGCGGGGAGCCAAAACCATCCGAGAGAGGTGACTACGGAAGCTTTGGGGGAAGAGGCAGCCCAACATTTGGGTTCAATACTGGCCCGGATGTCCGCCCTGGCGACTGGTACTGCACTTTCGGAAACTGCGGGGCTCACAACTTTGCTAGCCGCTCAAGCTGCTTCAAGTGCGGTGCCTCCAAGGATGAATCTTCCGGTGGGGGATATGAAGGTGACAGGCCTAGAATGAGAGGTTTTGGATTTGGCAGTGGCAGTGGCAGTTCTGGCAGCTCCAGTACTCGCTCTGGCTGGAAATCTGGTGACTGGATTTGCAGTAGGTCGGGCTGCAACGAGCACAATTTCGCTAGCAGGATGGAATGTTTCCGGTGCAATGCACCGAGGGACTCAAGCGGCAGGTCTCCATATTCATCCTAG
- the LOC122317552 gene encoding UPF0481 protein At3g47200-like: protein MDGGNCSSFDIENPCYSLANSMKTKLDRLSRLSSECSIYRVPERLRRAKEKDYTPQVVSIGPLHHGRESLKAMEEHKMRYLKDFIERSQETLESYIKVVEEKVVRLRSCYAETIPFRCEKFVEIIVVDTAFIIEVLLRSHFPGLQDRNDRIFYKQRMIQDVWSDMQLLENQVPFFILEDLFELSKVTIPYQPGKRPSIIELSYNFFKERMFLEVTKEKLMKIHSDKCEHFVDLLRKLYLPLRERQEIETKLQTLTMPCMTELHQAGVRFEVGSSKNLFDIEFVKGILKIPKLTICGETELSIRNMVAFEQCHCDKNYMNDYVVIMDRLVNTHKDVDLLVKYGIVENRLGDSNEGAILINKLADGVVVEFEEFYFARLSKDLNTYCRRPWHRWKANLKQNYFNTPWAIISVIAGFILIILTLIQSVCSIISVVDKPH, encoded by the coding sequence ATGGATGGAGGCAACTGTTCTTCTTTCGACATAGAAAACCCCTGTTATAGTTTGGCAAATTCAATGAAGACGAAGTTGGACAGGTTGTCCCGTCTGTCCTCTGAATGTAGTATCTATAGAGTTCCTGAGCGACTACGTCGTGCCAAAGAAAAAGACTATACACCTCAGGTAGTTTCCATTGGCCCGCTTCACCATGGCAGGGAAAGCTTAAAAGCCATGGAAGAACACAAAATGAGGTACCTGAAAGATTTTATAGAACGGTCCCAGGAAACCTTGGAGTCCTATATTAAAGTTGTCGAAGAAAAGGTAGTGAGACTGCGTAGTTGTTATGCAGAAACCATTCCGTTTAGATGTGAGAAATTTGTTGAAATCATTGTAGTGGACACTGCCTTCATAATTGAGGTCTTACTGAGGTCCCATTTCCCAGGACTGCAAGATAGAAATGACCgcatattttataaacaaaGAATGATACAGGATGTATGGTCTGACATGCAATTGCTTGAAAATCAGGTTCCTTTCTTTATTCTTGAGGATCTGTTTGAACTAAGCAAAGTAACAATCCCGTACCAGCCTGGGAAGAGACCTTCCATCATTGAGCTTTCATATAATTTCTTCAAAGAGCGAATGTTTTTGGAGGTGACAAAAGAGAAATTGATGAAAATCCATTCTGATAAATGTGAACATTTTGTTGATcttttgagaaagttatatCTACCTTTGCGGGAAAGACAAGAAATAGAAACGAAACTTCAAACACTAACGATGCCCTGCATGACAGAGCTACACCAGGCTGGAGTCAGGTTTGAGGTGGGATCTAGCAAAAATCTTTTTGACATAGAGTTCGTAAAAGGGATTCTGAAGATCCCAAAGCTTACTATATGTGGCGAAACAGAACTCTCCATCCGAAATATGGTTGCCTTTGAGCAATGCCATTGTGataagaattacatgaatgatTATGTTGTCATCATGGATCGCCTTGTGAACACTCATAAGGATGTGGATTTGCTGGTCAAGTATGGAATTGTTGAGAATAGGCTAGGTGACAGCAATGAAGGGGCAATTCTTATTAACAAACTTGCTGATGGGGTGGTCGTGGAATTTGAGGAATTCTACTTTGCTCGTCTTTCTAAAGATCTGAACACTTACTGCAGAAGACCCTGGCACAGGTGGAAGGCAAACTTGAAACAAAATTATTTCAACACGCCATGGGCCATAATTTCTGTTATTGCAGGTTTCATTCTCATTATACTCACTCTGATTCAATCGGTGTGTTCTATTATCTCCGTTGTTGATAAGCCGCATTGA
- the LOC122314920 gene encoding transcription factor HY5-like isoform X1, with amino-acid sequence MQEQATSSIAASSLPSSSERSSSSALQTEVKEGLESDEEIRRVPEIGGESAGTSASGRDTGSVAGPDRAQVSGEGQRKRGRSPADKESRRLKRLLRNRVSAQQARERKKAYLTELETRVKGLEVKNSELEERLSTLQNENQMLRQILKNTTASKKGGSSGANGNDGSL; translated from the exons ATGCAAGAGCAAGCAACGAGTTCCATTGCGGCGAGTTCTCTGCCTTCGAGCAGCGAAAGATCTTCGAGCTCTGCTCTTCAGACTGAAGTCAAAGAAG gtttggagagtgatGAAGAGATCAGGAGGGTACCAGAGATAGGTGGTGAGTCTGCTGGAACCTCAGCCTCGGGGCGGGACACGGGTTCAGTGGCCGGCCCAGACCGGGCTCAAGTCTCCGGGGAAGGTCAGAGGAAGAGAGGCAGAAGTCCAGCTGACAAAGAAAGCAGGCGGCTGAAGAG GCTACTGAGGAACAGAGTTTCAGCACAGCAAGCAAGGGAAAGGAAGAAAGCATATTTGACTGAACTAGAAACGAGGGTGAAGGGGTTAGAGGTGAAGAACTCTGAGCTCGAAGAGAGGTTGTCCACCTTGCAGAATGAGAATCAGATGCTTAGACAG ATATTGAAAAACACAACAGCAAGCAAGAAAGGAGGAAGTAGTGGTGCTAATGGCAATGATGGGTCTTTATGA
- the LOC122314920 gene encoding transcription factor HY5-like isoform X2, whose amino-acid sequence MQEQATSSIAASSLPSSSERSSSSALQTEVKEGLESDEEIRRVPEIGGESAGTSASGRDTGSVAGPDRAQVSGEGQRKRGRSPADKESRRLKRLLRNRVSAQQARERKKAYLTELETRVKGLEVKNSELEERLSTLQNENQMLRQGLSEPGQTGQRRASHTY is encoded by the exons ATGCAAGAGCAAGCAACGAGTTCCATTGCGGCGAGTTCTCTGCCTTCGAGCAGCGAAAGATCTTCGAGCTCTGCTCTTCAGACTGAAGTCAAAGAAG gtttggagagtgatGAAGAGATCAGGAGGGTACCAGAGATAGGTGGTGAGTCTGCTGGAACCTCAGCCTCGGGGCGGGACACGGGTTCAGTGGCCGGCCCAGACCGGGCTCAAGTCTCCGGGGAAGGTCAGAGGAAGAGAGGCAGAAGTCCAGCTGACAAAGAAAGCAGGCGGCTGAAGAG GCTACTGAGGAACAGAGTTTCAGCACAGCAAGCAAGGGAAAGGAAGAAAGCATATTTGACTGAACTAGAAACGAGGGTGAAGGGGTTAGAGGTGAAGAACTCTGAGCTCGAAGAGAGGTTGTCCACCTTGCAGAATGAGAATCAGATGCTTAGACAG GGCCTCAGTGAGCCTGGCCAAACCGGTCAGCGACGAGCAAGTCATACTTattaa